Proteins encoded together in one Anaerosporomusa subterranea window:
- a CDS encoding VOC family protein has protein sequence MKLSYANLYVTDVQRSVSFYEKAFGLTLRFIHESGHYAEMETGTTTLVFCQHELAKSLHPARYEKSLPDKTPLRIQELSGSISLISTRKHKACEVFTSQAFCFCTVKVQYLGLVQ, from the coding sequence ATGAAACTGTCCTATGCCAACCTGTATGTAACGGATGTCCAGCGCTCGGTTTCTTTTTATGAAAAGGCCTTCGGTCTTACTCTCCGGTTTATCCATGAAAGCGGGCACTACGCGGAGATGGAGACAGGAACGACGACACTGGTATTTTGCCAGCATGAGCTGGCCAAAAGCTTGCATCCGGCTCGGTATGAAAAGAGCTTGCCGGACAAGACGCCACTTCGCATTCAAGAGCTCAGCGGTTCGATCTCGCTTATCTCCACCAGGAAACATAAGGCCTGCGAGGTTTTTACCTCACAGGCTTTTTGCTTTTGTACAGTAAAAGTACAGTATTTAGGATTGGTACAGTGA
- a CDS encoding GGDEF domain-containing protein has translation MKYTGRITGLTITIMAIIAIRIYAYIYLNYSFSHPPIVGVIGLFIAFWIGKQYDKVKFYSERDSLTGLYNRRFVDNLFSPLLAQMDRRNEKLSISIWDCDNFKAINDRYGHKKGDLVLQEFSALLLTSTRKSDIVARWGGDEFLIIAPYADEEDMKLIVNRFKNRLHDLSEKLQIDISVSSGYAIYPSDAKTIDGLINIADSKMYDLKNRRGIVDITNNNFI, from the coding sequence ATGAAATATACAGGGAGAATAACCGGCTTAACAATTACGATAATGGCTATTATAGCGATAAGGATATATGCTTATATTTATTTAAACTATTCATTTAGCCATCCACCTATTGTTGGCGTTATTGGTTTATTCATTGCTTTTTGGATTGGTAAACAATATGACAAAGTAAAATTCTATTCAGAAAGAGATAGTTTGACAGGTCTTTATAACCGAAGATTTGTTGATAATCTTTTTTCGCCTCTTTTGGCTCAAATGGATAGAAGAAATGAAAAATTAAGTATATCTATTTGGGATTGTGATAATTTCAAGGCTATAAATGACAGATATGGTCATAAAAAAGGGGATTTGGTGTTACAAGAATTTTCAGCTTTACTTTTAACTAGTACAAGAAAAAGTGATATAGTTGCTAGATGGGGTGGTGATGAATTTTTGATTATTGCTCCTTATGCGGATGAAGAAGATATGAAACTAATCGTAAATCGATTTAAAAATAGACTACATGATTTATCTGAAAAATTGCAAATAGACATTTCTGTTTCAAGTGGATATGCAATCTATCCTAGCGATGCAAAAACAATAGACGGCTTAATCAATATTGCAGACAGTAAGATGTATGATCTTAAAAATCGTCGAGGCATTGTTGACATTACAAATAATAATTTTATTTAA
- the rsfS gene encoding ribosome silencing factor — MTENLEKIAEMIAQAAGDKKARDIAILDMANLSPVTDYFVVASAGSVIQAQAIADNIEDKLAEAGVELLRKEGFRDSRWILLDYGVAVAHIFVEEDREFYNLERLWGDAKVRHFEV; from the coding sequence ATGACAGAAAACCTAGAAAAGATAGCTGAAATGATTGCCCAGGCTGCCGGAGATAAAAAAGCTCGCGATATCGCTATTTTAGACATGGCTAATTTATCGCCTGTCACCGATTATTTTGTTGTCGCAAGCGCGGGATCAGTTATCCAAGCGCAAGCAATTGCCGATAATATCGAAGACAAGCTTGCCGAGGCTGGCGTGGAATTGCTGCGCAAAGAAGGTTTCCGCGACTCACGCTGGATACTGCTTGATTACGGTGTCGCGGTAGCTCATATTTTCGTTGAGGAAGACCGTGAGTTCTACAATTTGGAACGCTTATGGGGCGACGCAAAAGTCCGCCATTTTGAGGTCTGA
- a CDS encoding LCP family protein: protein MKKKEPRAHYRIRWQRVFLLVMLFFVTVTAFTGAMVYLYSDYFNTAKNGGSATSNAVLKTDDTLKNRVNILLLGVDEPDNENPGSSARRSDTMIVASINPKDGTANLLSIPRDTRVAIPGHQGLDKITHAYAYGGADLATQTVENLLGIPISYYTAVDWQGFIKVVDILGGVDLYVEDNMKYQDPYANLTIELTKGYQHLDGEKAGQYVRFRHDELGDIGRVQRQQRFLKALSEEVLQVGTILKVPSLVGTINQYVTTDMSLFTMLKLVNTMKGMQTDGFKTEMLPGNFADIDGLSYWVPDQKETRRLVQRLFTDKASATVGNSSSDSRVPFLN from the coding sequence ATGAAGAAAAAGGAACCGCGCGCCCATTACCGTATTCGTTGGCAGCGAGTTTTTTTACTGGTCATGCTATTCTTCGTTACCGTCACCGCTTTCACCGGGGCCATGGTTTATCTGTATTCTGATTACTTCAACACTGCTAAAAATGGCGGTTCCGCTACATCTAACGCAGTGCTTAAAACAGATGATACACTGAAAAATCGTGTGAATATCTTATTATTGGGAGTAGATGAACCAGACAATGAGAATCCCGGATCATCAGCGAGGCGGTCTGACACGATGATCGTCGCCAGCATTAATCCGAAAGATGGCACAGCTAACTTGCTGTCCATTCCGCGGGATACTCGCGTCGCTATTCCCGGCCATCAAGGGCTGGATAAGATCACTCATGCCTACGCCTATGGCGGAGCCGACTTGGCAACGCAAACTGTGGAGAATCTGCTAGGTATCCCTATCAGCTACTATACCGCTGTAGATTGGCAGGGTTTTATCAAAGTCGTCGACATTCTTGGCGGAGTAGACTTGTATGTTGAGGATAACATGAAATATCAAGATCCCTATGCCAATTTGACGATAGAGTTAACCAAAGGCTATCAGCATCTTGACGGGGAAAAAGCCGGACAATATGTACGGTTTCGCCATGATGAGCTCGGCGACATTGGGCGGGTGCAACGTCAGCAGCGATTTTTAAAAGCTCTGTCTGAGGAAGTACTGCAGGTAGGAACAATTCTGAAAGTGCCGTCTCTTGTTGGCACCATTAATCAATATGTCACTACCGATATGTCCCTGTTCACCATGCTCAAGTTGGTGAATACGATGAAAGGCATGCAAACCGACGGTTTTAAGACCGAAATGTTGCCAGGAAACTTTGCCGATATCGATGGACTGAGCTACTGGGTGCCAGACCAAAAAGAGACCCGGCGTCTGGTCCAGCGACTGTTTACAGACAAAGCATCGGCAACCGTCGGCAATTCCTCATCTGACTCTCGAGTTCCATTCCTTAACTAA
- a CDS encoding ABC transporter permease, whose protein sequence is MFWESVVIALEGLRANKLRSVLTMLGIIIGVGAVIAMVSLGMGVRQKVQNSIASLGSNLLIVMPGATSPSGVRMAAGSSTTLTPKDAQAIAKEVPGISLVAPSVSRQYQLVFNNKNWYTNIQGTTPEFLEIRNFNVGSGVSFSTQDLNTRARVAVLGKTTADNLFNDVDPIGQTIRINKAPFRVIGVLESKGQSAGGQDQDDLAIIPITTAQERMMGITHLHNISVQAASADVIDQVQEDISALLRARHRISLGAADNFTVRNLAAVMATAEETTKTITLLLGNIAAISLLVGGIGIMNIMLVSVTERTREIGIRKAIGATYANILLQFLIEAVVIGVTGGLIGIALGIGASYVISAVANWNTVISLWSIVAAFGFSVLIGLFFGLYPARKAALLDPIEALRYE, encoded by the coding sequence ATGTTCTGGGAAAGCGTTGTGATCGCGCTGGAAGGTCTGCGCGCTAATAAACTGCGTTCTGTGCTCACCATGCTCGGCATTATTATCGGCGTGGGCGCTGTCATTGCCATGGTGTCACTAGGCATGGGTGTGCGGCAAAAAGTGCAAAATTCTATTGCTAGCCTTGGCAGTAATTTGTTGATCGTTATGCCAGGCGCAACCTCCCCCTCTGGCGTGAGAATGGCTGCTGGCTCAAGTACTACGCTGACGCCTAAAGACGCCCAGGCGATTGCCAAAGAAGTGCCAGGCATCAGTCTGGTGGCGCCTAGTGTTAGCCGTCAATATCAGTTGGTTTTCAATAACAAGAACTGGTACACTAACATTCAGGGGACTACACCAGAGTTTCTAGAGATTCGCAACTTCAATGTGGGAAGCGGAGTTTCCTTTTCCACGCAAGATCTGAATACGCGAGCGAGAGTCGCTGTATTGGGCAAAACGACGGCAGATAATCTATTTAACGATGTTGACCCGATCGGCCAGACTATCCGGATTAATAAAGCGCCGTTTCGCGTGATCGGCGTATTAGAATCCAAAGGTCAGTCCGCGGGCGGTCAGGACCAGGATGATTTGGCAATCATACCGATTACTACTGCGCAAGAACGCATGATGGGCATTACACATCTACATAATATCAGCGTCCAGGCGGCAAGTGCAGATGTGATCGACCAGGTGCAAGAGGATATTAGCGCTTTGCTGCGGGCTCGTCATCGGATTTCGTTAGGCGCAGCCGATAACTTCACGGTCAGAAATCTGGCTGCGGTCATGGCAACAGCGGAAGAAACGACAAAAACGATCACCCTGCTGCTTGGTAATATTGCAGCCATTTCTTTATTAGTCGGCGGGATTGGAATTATGAATATCATGCTGGTTTCTGTAACCGAGCGGACCCGTGAAATCGGTATACGCAAGGCTATTGGAGCAACCTATGCCAACATTCTACTGCAATTTCTCATCGAAGCGGTCGTCATTGGCGTGACCGGGGGGCTTATCGGCATAGCACTGGGAATTGGCGCTTCATACGTTATTTCCGCTGTGGCGAATTGGAATACAGTAATATCACTTTGGTCAATAGTCGCCGCCTTTGGGTTTTCAGTGCTTATCGGCTTGTTCTTCGGTCTTTATCCGGCACGCAAAGCCGCCCTACTTGATCCGATTGAGGCGTTACGCTATGAGTAA
- a CDS encoding RNA recognition motif domain-containing protein: MAATLYVGNLPWSTTDTSLADAFREFGTVHSSRIITDKETGRSRGFGFVEVDDPDVEKMISGMNGKDFGGRQLVVNEAKPRQS, from the coding sequence ATGGCGGCAACCTTATATGTCGGCAATCTGCCATGGTCAACAACCGATACTTCACTCGCAGACGCTTTTCGCGAATTTGGTACGGTTCACTCCAGCCGGATTATCACCGACAAAGAAACCGGTCGATCTCGAGGCTTTGGTTTTGTCGAAGTTGATGACCCTGATGTCGAAAAGATGATCTCCGGCATGAACGGCAAAGACTTTGGTGGACGTCAACTCGTAGTCAACGAGGCAAAACCTCGGCAAAGCTAA
- the yqeK gene encoding bis(5'-nucleosyl)-tetraphosphatase (symmetrical) YqeK yields MTFQQIKQTLKHRLSARRFEHSVGVSETAVQLAERHSGDVEKARLAGLLHDCAREMPRNTLLHTAQSFGIVMGSIERRELALLHAPIGARLAQTIYGITDPEIIAAIAAHTVGGPNLGQLSVIVYLADYIEPTRSFPGVDKLRSLAQTNLAAAMIESYDHSIQYIISRGGLIHPATVEGRNELLLQRDN; encoded by the coding sequence ATGACCTTTCAACAAATCAAACAAACTCTCAAACATCGGCTTTCTGCTCGCCGCTTCGAGCATTCTGTCGGTGTTAGTGAAACGGCTGTTCAGTTGGCAGAACGTCACAGTGGTGATGTGGAAAAGGCGAGACTTGCAGGCCTTTTGCATGACTGCGCCCGCGAGATGCCCAGGAATACCCTATTGCATACAGCTCAGTCCTTTGGTATAGTGATGGGTAGCATCGAACGCAGGGAATTGGCATTGTTGCATGCACCAATTGGCGCGCGTTTAGCGCAAACCATTTATGGCATAACTGATCCGGAAATTATTGCTGCGATCGCCGCCCATACAGTAGGCGGACCGAATTTGGGTCAGCTTTCTGTGATCGTTTATTTGGCTGATTATATTGAACCCACTCGGAGTTTCCCCGGCGTGGACAAGCTGCGTTCACTGGCGCAGACCAATTTAGCCGCTGCCATGATTGAGTCATATGACCATAGTATCCAATATATTATCAGCCGTGGCGGACTGATTCATCCGGCTACTGTGGAAGGGAGAAATGAGCTGCTACTTCAGCGCGACAATTGA
- a CDS encoding ABC transporter ATP-binding protein translates to MSLHLTDVTKVYQMGDTVVNALAGVSLSVKAGEFTAIMGPSGSGKSTLMNILGCLDRPTAGSYQLDGQEVAALSDDQLAVTRNKKIGFVFQNFNLLPRMSAHQNVALPLIYAGVEKAARQDLATEALQLVGLGDRMHHKPSELSGGQRQRVAIARALVNSPTIIMADEPTGNLDTKSGDEIMATFIELNRQGRTIILVTHEPDIAAYARRVIHVRDGLIVRDEWKEAL, encoded by the coding sequence ATGAGCTTGCACTTGACCGACGTAACGAAAGTCTACCAGATGGGAGATACAGTCGTTAACGCTTTGGCAGGCGTATCACTGTCTGTGAAGGCGGGCGAGTTCACTGCGATTATGGGACCATCAGGCTCAGGGAAGTCAACGTTGATGAATATCCTCGGCTGCCTAGACCGACCAACCGCCGGATCATACCAGTTAGATGGTCAGGAAGTCGCTGCCTTAAGTGATGATCAATTGGCGGTTACCCGCAATAAGAAAATCGGCTTCGTCTTTCAAAATTTTAACCTGCTGCCGCGGATGTCAGCTCATCAAAATGTCGCCTTGCCTCTCATATACGCCGGAGTGGAAAAAGCTGCGCGCCAAGACCTAGCAACAGAGGCGCTACAGCTTGTCGGACTTGGCGACCGTATGCATCACAAACCGAGTGAGTTGTCTGGTGGTCAACGGCAACGGGTGGCTATCGCCCGCGCGCTTGTGAACTCACCAACTATCATCATGGCTGATGAGCCGACAGGTAATCTTGACACCAAATCAGGTGATGAGATTATGGCTACATTTATTGAACTTAATCGACAAGGCAGGACGATTATCCTGGTCACGCATGAGCCGGATATTGCCGCCTATGCCAGACGGGTCATTCATGTACGGGATGGCCTAATTGTGCGTGATGAATGGAAGGAGGCGCTCTGA
- a CDS encoding MFS transporter: MKTDESFETKTYHKVDLRLIPFLFLCYILAYLDRVNVGFAKLQMLKDLSLSDAAFAAGAGIFFIGYFFFEVPSNILLKKFGARMWIARIMVTWGIVSACMVFVYDEWSFYVMRFILGIAEAGFFPGVIFYLTLWYPSRLRATRTAWFVSAIAVSGVIGNPISGWIMDLFSGAMGLAGWQWLFIVEGIPSIIVGFWVIYYLDSSIEESKWLTAEEKAMLAKNIVAEDKHKTEHKLMDAFKSGKVWVLCAIYFTLMIGLYGIAFWLPTIVKAFGIQGYFGVGVITAIPYGVAVIGMILLSRHSDKTGERRLHYVYNVTAGAAGLVLSGVFASNPVLAIIFLSISTLGVIGSMPLFWPLPSAFLAGTAAAAGIGIVNSVGNLGGYFGPNIPVWAKLVSSDPSAALYIIAGILMVGAGLTYFYIPETLRVRVGEAPVTSSAKAGAGKN; this comes from the coding sequence ATGAAAACTGATGAAAGTTTTGAAACAAAGACTTATCACAAGGTTGATCTGCGGCTAATTCCGTTTCTCTTTCTATGTTATATCCTTGCGTATCTTGACCGGGTAAACGTGGGTTTCGCAAAACTACAGATGCTTAAGGATCTATCGCTGAGCGACGCGGCTTTTGCAGCGGGTGCCGGCATTTTCTTCATTGGGTATTTCTTCTTTGAAGTTCCCAGCAACATTCTATTGAAGAAATTCGGGGCACGCATGTGGATTGCGAGAATCATGGTCACATGGGGCATTGTTTCTGCCTGCATGGTGTTTGTGTATGACGAATGGTCTTTCTACGTCATGCGGTTTATCCTGGGCATCGCAGAAGCCGGATTCTTTCCGGGAGTCATTTTTTATCTTACACTGTGGTATCCTTCCAGGCTCCGAGCCACTCGAACCGCATGGTTTGTATCGGCTATCGCCGTTTCCGGGGTCATTGGCAACCCCATATCCGGCTGGATCATGGATTTGTTTTCAGGCGCAATGGGGCTGGCGGGATGGCAATGGTTATTTATTGTTGAAGGCATTCCTTCCATTATCGTTGGATTTTGGGTTATATATTATCTAGACAGCAGCATTGAAGAATCAAAATGGCTTACTGCCGAAGAGAAAGCCATGCTTGCCAAGAATATTGTAGCGGAAGACAAGCATAAAACTGAACATAAGCTGATGGATGCCTTCAAAAGCGGGAAAGTTTGGGTGCTATGCGCCATTTATTTCACGCTGATGATCGGCCTGTACGGAATTGCTTTCTGGTTACCCACGATTGTTAAGGCCTTTGGCATACAAGGCTATTTTGGGGTTGGCGTGATTACGGCAATACCTTATGGCGTAGCCGTTATCGGAATGATTCTTTTAAGTCGTCATTCAGATAAAACGGGAGAGCGTCGACTACATTATGTTTACAATGTTACTGCAGGAGCTGCCGGTTTGGTTCTGAGCGGGGTGTTCGCTTCGAATCCTGTTCTGGCCATAATATTTTTGTCGATCAGCACACTTGGGGTTATTGGGTCCATGCCGCTGTTTTGGCCGTTACCGTCCGCATTCCTGGCTGGAACGGCAGCAGCAGCCGGTATTGGCATTGTGAACTCGGTAGGCAATTTAGGAGGCTATTTCGGGCCCAATATCCCGGTATGGGCAAAACTTGTTTCTTCCGACCCCTCCGCGGCGTTGTATATCATCGCGGGAATTCTAATGGTTGGAGCGGGCTTGACCTATTTCTATATTCCGGAGACGCTGCGTGTCAGGGTGGGTGAGGCCCCGGTGACGTCAAGCGCCAAGGCGGGTGCTGGTAAGAATTAA
- a CDS encoding S1 RNA-binding domain-containing protein, with translation MDPEKKLQAGNVVTLRAVRSSELGVFLDAGTGKTSEDILLHKAQQTREIAIGDEVAVYLYLDPKDRLTASMNLPKMQEGQIARVKVINTTRDGAFVDIGAERGVFLPFAEMRGSVKTGETIWAKLYRDKSGRMAVSMDVDAEMQRVAKPAEGVKVGDEVTASIYNMSEFGAFLLTKERWLAFLHNDEMTSRPKVGEELTVRVTFVREDGRINVSMRPVKENAMDLDSAKLLDAMAARGRMPYTDETSPEIIKAKFGISKAAFKRALGRLMKEGKVEQKDGWTQLCNQESQQ, from the coding sequence ATGGACCCCGAAAAGAAACTGCAGGCCGGCAATGTAGTGACTTTGCGCGCTGTGCGCTCTTCTGAACTTGGCGTTTTCCTTGACGCAGGCACAGGCAAAACCAGCGAGGATATCCTGTTGCATAAAGCGCAGCAGACGCGGGAAATTGCGATTGGCGACGAAGTAGCCGTGTATTTGTATTTAGATCCGAAAGACCGCTTAACCGCCAGTATGAATTTACCTAAAATGCAAGAAGGCCAGATTGCCCGGGTTAAGGTAATCAATACGACCCGTGATGGCGCCTTTGTCGATATTGGCGCTGAACGCGGTGTGTTTTTGCCGTTTGCTGAAATGCGTGGCAGTGTGAAAACCGGTGAGACAATCTGGGCAAAACTGTATCGCGATAAGTCAGGTAGAATGGCTGTTAGTATGGATGTTGATGCAGAAATGCAGCGGGTAGCTAAGCCGGCTGAAGGTGTTAAGGTTGGCGATGAAGTGACTGCTTCTATCTACAATATGTCTGAGTTTGGGGCCTTTTTACTGACCAAGGAGCGCTGGCTGGCGTTTTTACATAATGACGAAATGACGAGCCGGCCAAAAGTCGGCGAAGAGCTAACCGTGCGTGTGACCTTTGTTCGTGAAGATGGACGAATCAATGTTTCCATGCGCCCGGTAAAAGAAAATGCGATGGACCTGGACTCAGCCAAACTCTTGGACGCTATGGCTGCCAGAGGAAGAATGCCCTATACGGATGAGACTTCGCCGGAAATCATTAAAGCAAAATTTGGTATTAGCAAAGCTGCATTCAAGCGGGCGTTAGGTCGATTGATGAAAGAGGGAAAAGTAGAGCAGAAAGACGGCTGGACGCAACTGTGCAATCAGGAAAGTCAACAATAG
- a CDS encoding N-acetylmuramoyl-L-alanine amidase has protein sequence MGRVSVIETGLDFNQLTPREETNAIVIHHTGADLDPDAATIHDWHKQNGWNGCGYHYIIRKDGTVECGRPKWAVGSHAYGRNTDTVGVHVGGEFTSSEPTSAQIESLVALLADLCDEYDIDPTTAIIGHRDTPTPTACPGDVLYGMLPQIRDTVAALVA, from the coding sequence ATGGGAAGAGTATCTGTAATAGAAACCGGCCTGGATTTTAACCAACTTACCCCCAGAGAGGAGACCAACGCCATCGTCATCCACCACACCGGGGCCGATCTGGATCCGGATGCGGCGACAATCCACGACTGGCATAAACAAAACGGTTGGAATGGCTGCGGCTATCACTATATTATTCGGAAAGACGGTACCGTCGAATGCGGCCGGCCGAAGTGGGCCGTCGGCAGCCATGCCTATGGAAGAAACACAGATACCGTTGGCGTCCATGTCGGTGGCGAGTTTACAAGCAGTGAACCAACATCAGCACAGATAGAATCATTGGTAGCGCTGTTGGCTGATCTATGCGATGAATACGACATCGACCCAACGACAGCTATCATCGGTCACCGTGATACGCCGACACCGACAGCCTGCCCAGGAGATGTTTTGTATGGGATGTTGCCACAGATAAGAGATACCGTGGCTGCGTTGGTAGCATAG
- the modA gene encoding molybdate ABC transporter substrate-binding protein yields MRPRIITVCLLLFILVITLIGCGGSKGSSPSKQQLVEIHISAAVSLKDALTEIQKNYQSKNPHVKLLYNFGASGSLQKQIEQGAPADIYISAAPKQMDDLEKSNLINKATRKNLVENKLVLIVPSTSKLENVNFEGLTQAGIQKIALGEPKVVPAGQYAQQVLLKLDVWDKLKDKVVYAKDVRTVLAYTETGNVEAGIVYKTDAASSQKVRIAATAPEGSHQPIVYPIAVLSGAKQSKAANEFVAYLFGAESKAIFEKNGFVMSK; encoded by the coding sequence GTGAGGCCAAGGATTATAACAGTCTGTCTACTGCTTTTTATACTTGTGATCACACTTATTGGTTGCGGAGGTAGCAAAGGTAGCTCTCCGAGCAAGCAGCAGCTGGTAGAGATACACATATCCGCTGCTGTCAGTTTGAAAGATGCGTTGACTGAAATCCAGAAAAATTATCAATCTAAGAATCCTCATGTAAAACTGCTATATAATTTTGGCGCCTCAGGCTCGTTGCAGAAGCAAATTGAGCAAGGCGCTCCTGCTGATATTTATATTTCCGCCGCTCCTAAGCAAATGGACGATTTGGAGAAGAGCAATCTTATCAACAAGGCTACACGAAAGAATCTTGTGGAGAACAAACTAGTGCTCATTGTTCCGTCGACATCTAAGCTAGAGAATGTTAACTTTGAGGGATTAACGCAAGCAGGGATACAAAAAATTGCTCTTGGTGAACCGAAGGTAGTGCCAGCAGGGCAGTATGCTCAACAGGTTTTGCTGAAACTGGACGTGTGGGATAAGTTAAAAGATAAAGTCGTATATGCAAAAGATGTTCGCACCGTACTGGCTTACACGGAGACGGGTAACGTAGAGGCAGGCATTGTTTATAAAACAGATGCGGCATCCAGCCAAAAAGTAAGAATTGCGGCGACTGCTCCTGAAGGAAGCCATCAACCTATCGTTTACCCTATCGCGGTGCTATCCGGTGCTAAACAATCAAAAGCTGCTAACGAGTTCGTCGCTTACCTGTTCGGCGCAGAGAGCAAGGCGATCTTTGAGAAGAATGGCTTTGTCATGAGCAAATAG
- the modB gene encoding molybdate ABC transporter permease subunit, translated as MVEWQPVILSIKVALFSLAIVSILGVSSAYLMRRYEFTGKAALEALFTLPLVLPPVVTGFLLLLLIGKQGPIGRLLTDLFAVQIIFTPFAAVLAGTVVAFPLMYQSAKAAFQAVDNKLEDAARTLGASEWRVFWTITIPLAWPGLIAGLVLSFSRALGEFGATIMVAGNIPGKTQTIPLAIYFAAESNDLTTAGIYVLLISLLTFSLILWLNIWSKSRNKGLAAKGCTDA; from the coding sequence ATGGTTGAATGGCAACCGGTGATTCTTTCAATTAAGGTAGCATTGTTTTCACTTGCTATCGTCTCTATTTTAGGCGTGTCAAGCGCGTATTTGATGCGACGATATGAATTCACAGGAAAGGCGGCTCTGGAAGCTCTGTTTACGTTGCCCTTGGTTCTGCCACCGGTCGTTACAGGATTCTTGCTGCTGCTGCTCATCGGTAAACAAGGGCCAATTGGTCGGTTGTTAACCGATTTATTTGCTGTTCAAATCATATTCACTCCTTTTGCTGCTGTCCTGGCAGGAACGGTTGTGGCTTTTCCACTGATGTACCAAAGCGCCAAAGCGGCCTTTCAAGCCGTGGATAACAAATTGGAAGATGCGGCCAGGACTTTAGGCGCCAGTGAATGGAGGGTTTTTTGGACGATAACCATTCCGCTTGCCTGGCCAGGCTTGATTGCCGGTTTGGTTCTCTCCTTTTCCCGGGCGTTAGGCGAATTCGGCGCGACCATCATGGTGGCTGGCAATATTCCAGGCAAAACACAGACCATCCCACTTGCCATCTACTTCGCGGCCGAATCGAATGATTTGACTACAGCCGGCATCTATGTTTTACTCATCAGTTTGTTGACGTTTTCGCTAATCCTATGGCTTAACATATGGTCTAAATCGCGTAACAAAGGCTTAGCCGCGAAGGGGTGCACTGATGCTTAA
- the nadD gene encoding nicotinate-nucleotide adenylyltransferase, producing MDMQKQRLGIMGGTFDPIHIGHLITAEIVRTDFHLDKVLFIPAGSPPHKQGQIITPAVHRYLMTVMATASNPHFAVLPMEIERSGPSYTIDTVRRLLNEYGPNTELFCITGADAIRDLLTWKDLDTLLDLCWFAAASRPGALEAIDPIIARLGEKGRNRVLRVNTPQLDISATQIRERLRQGLSIRYLVPESVAEYIKKEQLYTEQ from the coding sequence ATGGATATGCAAAAACAACGGCTAGGCATTATGGGTGGAACGTTTGACCCCATCCACATCGGCCATTTAATCACAGCCGAAATTGTGCGGACTGATTTTCACTTGGATAAAGTGCTGTTCATACCAGCCGGTTCGCCGCCGCATAAGCAAGGCCAGATTATCACTCCAGCCGTACACCGCTATTTAATGACCGTGATGGCTACAGCGTCAAATCCACATTTTGCGGTTTTACCAATGGAAATTGAACGGTCTGGCCCATCGTATACGATTGATACTGTACGTAGGCTCTTAAACGAGTATGGGCCTAACACAGAACTGTTCTGTATTACCGGCGCGGATGCTATCAGAGATTTACTAACCTGGAAAGACCTAGATACGCTTCTAGACTTATGCTGGTTTGCCGCCGCCAGTCGACCAGGAGCACTTGAAGCGATTGACCCGATTATTGCCCGCCTTGGCGAAAAAGGACGCAACCGAGTTCTTCGTGTTAATACCCCGCAACTAGATATTTCTGCCACCCAGATTCGTGAGCGATTACGGCAGGGTCTGTCCATCCGCTATTTAGTCCCGGAAAGCGTGGCAGAATATATCAAAAAGGAACAATTGTACACAGAGCAATGA